The Impatiens glandulifera chromosome 3, dImpGla2.1, whole genome shotgun sequence genome contains a region encoding:
- the LOC124929016 gene encoding protein ACTIVITY OF BC1 COMPLEX KINASE 3, chloroplastic, translated as MTSPTLFPSTAAYRSLPLPMHATPLGVPINITSTRKVARAALVEARPRSVQVITAEPASLNGNAVITTASGSSVIPSYKDRTEEVQAEAKALTRAVNASVYNAEILSAKYKRLPIKVFRRTFEIFWGIGSFAFKLWLDQLNGQLVLKQKVRAVELRGILTRLGPTFVKIGQGLSTRPDLCPPEYLEELSELQDALPTFPDAEAFACIEKELGLPLDSMYSEISPSPIAAASLGQVYKAQLKYSGQIVAVKVQRPGIEEAVGLDFYLIRGLGSLINKYVDIISSDVVALVDEFARRVYQELNYVQEGQNAKRFKTLYADKEEVLVPDIFWDYTSGKVLTMDWVEGVKLNEQAAIERQGLKVLDLVNVGIQCSLRQLLEYGYFHADPHPGNLLATPDGKLAFLDFGMMSETPEEARSAIIGHVVHMVNRDYEAMARDYYALDFLSPDVDVTPIVPALRAFFDDALNSTVSELNFKTIVDGLGAVLYQYPFNVPAYYALILRSLTVLEGLALYADPNFKVLAASYPYFAKRLLTDPNPYLRDALIELLFKDGRFRWNRLENLLVQGKKDKDFSAKEALQPVLKLLLGPDGESLRVLVVKEATRVTEAFVLGSIIDSYTYIPPFMRSIVFNGSTTGPVLMNDAERETMMDLREQVSRIWSLLRSSQNFDPALLQPILQVIQEPEARMLGGLVIGGITQRLGARLLQQMLRVPTPVPSSASS; from the exons ATGACCTCGCCGACGCTCTTTCCATCCACCGCCGCTTACCGCTCTCTACCCTTACCTATGCACGCCACGCCATTAGGTGTACCGATTAATATAACTTCTACAAGGAAGGTAGCCAGAGCTGCTTTAGTAGAGGCCAGACCGCGTTCCGTCCAAGTTATTACAGCCGAACCGGCTTCCTTGAATGGGAACGCCGTAATTACGACCGCTTCTGGAAGCTCCGTAATTCCGTCTTATAAGGATCGAACTGAGGAAGTTCAAGCCGAGGCTAAAGCTCTGACTCGCGCTGTAAATGCATCCGTCTATAATGCGGAAATTCTTTCTGCCAAATACAAACGTCTTCCAATTAAG GTATTCAGGAGgacttttgagattttttggGGAATTGGTTCGTTTGCATTCAAATTGTGGCTAGATCAGCTTAACGGTCAGTTAGTACTGAAGCAAAAAGTTCGGGCTGTTGAGCTACGAGGGATTCTGACTAGATTGGGACCAACTTTTGTTAAAATTGGACAAGGTTTGTCTACCAGACCTGACCTTTGTCCGCCTGAGTACCTCGAAGAGCTTTCTGAACTTCAG GATGCTTTGCCAACTTTTCCAGATGCAGAAGCTTTTGCATGCATTGAGAAAGAGTTGGGACTCCCTCTTGACTCTATGTACTCAGAAATATCTCCATCTCCAATTGCTGCCGCCAGTTTGGGTCAGGTTTATAAAGCACAATTAAAGTATTCCGGCCAGATTGTTGCCGTCAAGGTGCAGCGCCCTGGTATTGAAGAAGCAGTTGGACTTGACTTTTATCTAATAAGAGGTCTAGGAtcacttataaataaatatgttgatataatttccAGTGATGTTGTAGCCCTTGTTGATGAATTTGCTCGTAGAGTTTATCAAGAGCTTAATTATGTCCAG GAGGGACAGAATGCGAAGAGATTTAAAACGTTATATGCTGACAAGGAAGAGGTCCTTGTCCCTGATATCTTCTGGGATTATACGAGTGGAAAAGTGTTGACAATGGATTGGGTTGAGGGGGTAAAACTGAATGAACAGGCGGCTATTGAAAGACAGGGATTGAAAGTTTTGGATTTGGTGAATGTTGGTATTCAATGTAGCCTTAGACAACTGCTTGAGTATGGATACTTCCATGCTGATCCTCATCCTGGCAATCTCTTGGCAACACCAGACGGAAAACTTGCCTTTCTTGATTTTGGAATGATGAGTGAAACCCCTGAAGAAGCAAGGTCTGCTATTATTGGTCATGTTGTTCACATGGTGAATCGAGATTATGAAGCTATGGCACGTGATTACTATGCGTTAGATTTCTTGTCGCCTGATGTAGATGTTACTCCAATTGTACCAGCACTTCGGGCCTTTTTTGACGATGCACTTAATTCAACTGTGAGTGAACTTAACTTCAAAACGATAGTTGACGGTCTTGGTGCAGTTCTATACCAATATCCATTTAATG TCCCAGCTTATTATGCTTTGATACTGAGGTCACTTACGGTTCTAGAAGGGTTGGCCTTATATGCTGATCCTAATTTCAAAGTATTGGCTGCTTCATATCCATATTTTGCAAAAAGACTCCTCACAGATCCCAATCCCTATCTCAGAGATGCTCTTATTGAGTTACTCTTTAAAGATGGAAGATTCAG ATGGAATAGACTAGAAAATCTACTTGTTCAGGGGAAGAAGGATAAGGATTTCTCTGCAAAAGAGGCTTTACAACCTGTTCTGAAGCTATTACTAGGGCCAGATGGTGAATCACTCCGGGTTTTGGTTGTAAAAGAAGCCACTCGGGTTACAGAAGCTTTTGTTCTGGGCTCAATTATAGACAGTTACACATACATACCTCCGTTCATGAGGTCTATTGTCTTTAATGGGAGTACCACTGGACCTGTTCTGATGAATGATGCTGAACGAGAAACCATGATGGATTTGAGGGAACAGGTCTCAAGAATATGGAGCCTCCTCCGATCCTCACAGAATTTTGATCCTGCCCTTTTGCAGCCTATATTGCAG GTCATTCAAGAGCCCGAGGCACGAATGCTTGGTGGTCTTGTAATTGGTGGAATAACTCAGCGTCTGGGAGCTCGTTTGTTGCAACAAATGCTGCGAGTTCCGACACCAGTTCCTTCATCAGCTTCTTCATGA
- the LOC124932889 gene encoding zinc finger FYVE domain-containing protein 16, whose translation MEPPPFQEASRCDVCKCSFTAFRRRHHCRCCGRTLCSEHSSDQMVLPQFGINTLVRVCSDCFNNASRLTKDDVPPFSNEVDSVKDTIAQLDINASLNLNPTPTSGPISALNIPECKCGMPLCICEAPAIPKDPVVTSKNNITTTSTTQSNPKPRRTEVIPKNKGSTSNVKQFSMFNLGQLHNGTSEKCLVDYEVSGEGLREAIKNGDVLSVKELIKQGVDTNYCDKQGLSLLHIAAVFNQTEIVFALIENGAEPNARNSQGETPLDCAPATLQYKMRTKIEERRLHL comes from the exons CACCATTGCCGATGTTGTGGACGGACTTTATGCAGTGAACATTCATCAGATCAAATG GTCTTACCACAATTTGGTATCAACACACTTGTCAGAGTTTGCTCAGACTGTTTTAACAATGCTTCTCG GTTGACAAAAGATGATGTACCACCTTTTTCAAATGAAGTTGATTCTGTAAAGGACACGATAGCACAATTGGACATTAATGCATCTCTGAATCTTAATCCAACGCCAACTTCTGGTCCCATCTCAGCCCTAAATATTCCAGAATGCAAGTGTGGAATGCCATTGTGCATTTGTGAGGCTCCAGCTATCCCCAAGGATCCCGTGGTGACATCTAAG AATAACATAACGACTACTTCTACAACTCAGTCAAATCCAAAACCAAGAAGGACGGAGGTTATTCCAAAGAATAAAGGCTCGACATCAAACGTCAAACAATT TTCTATGTTTAATCTCGGTCAACTCCATAATGGAACATCAGAAAAGTGCCTTGTGGACTATGAAGTTAGTGGAGAG GGGTTAAGAGAAGCAATAAAAAATGGCGACGTTTTGTCTGTCAAGGAGCTTATTAAGCAG GGAGTGGATACAAATTATTGCGACAAGCAAGGATTGTCTTTATTGCATATT GCAGCTGTTTTTAATCAAACTGAGATAGTTTTTGCCCTCATTGAAAATGGGGCTGAACCAAATGCCCGCAATTCTCAGG GGGAAACGCCTCTGGATTGTGCACCTGCCACATTGCAGTATAAGATGCGTACAAAAATAGAAGAAAGAAGGCTACATCTCTGA